In Thermodesulfobacteriota bacterium, the genomic stretch CGAAAAACCCCTATTACTTATGAATCCCAAGAGAAAGGAGGGTTTTTCTTTATGCCTTCAGGAAAGGTGAAGTGGTTTAACGAATCCAAGGGTTTCGGGTTTATTGAACAGGACACTGGCGAGGACGTTTTTGTCCATTATACGTCCATACAGGGTTCCGGGTTCAGGACCCTGAAAGAGGGGCAGA encodes the following:
- a CDS encoding cold-shock protein encodes the protein MPSGKVKWFNESKGFGFIEQDTGEDVFVHYTSIQGSGFRTLKEGQRVDFEITKGPKGLKAENVNPNPML